From Pongo pygmaeus isolate AG05252 chromosome 1, NHGRI_mPonPyg2-v2.0_pri, whole genome shotgun sequence, one genomic window encodes:
- the LOC129008762 gene encoding LOW QUALITY PROTEIN: matrix metalloproteinase-23-like (The sequence of the model RefSeq protein was modified relative to this genomic sequence to represent the inferred CDS: inserted 1 base in 1 codon) translates to CVCVSECVVPVCLSGVHAYFSVWCVCLCVCESTCVFVHLFVWPNHTINHTINHTDCLVSALHHCFDGPTGELAHAFFPPXGIHFDDSEYWVLGPKRYSWKKGVWLTDLVHVAAHEIGHALGLMHSQHGRALMHLNATLRGWKALSQDELWGLHRLYGCLDRLFVCASWARRGFCDARRRLMKRLCPSSCDFCYEFPFPTVAATPPPPRTKTRLVPEGRNVTFRCGQKILHKKGKVYWYKDQELLEFSYPGYLALGEAHLSIIANAVNEGTYTCVVRRQQRVLTTYSWRVRVRG, encoded by the exons tgtgtgtgtgtctctgagtGTGTGGTGCCTGTGTGTCTCAGTGGTGTCCATGCATATTTTTCTGTGTGgtgtgtctgtttgtgtgtgtgtgaatctacGTGTGTGTTTGTCCATCTTTTTGTCTGGCCAAACCACACGATCAACCACACGATCAACCACACGGACTGCCTGGTCTCCGCGCTGCACCACTGCTTCGACGGCCCCACGGGGGAGCTGGCCCACGCCTTCTTCCCCC GCGGCATCCACTTCGACGATAGCGAGTACTGGGTCCTGGGCCCCAAGCGCTACAGCTGGAAGAAAG GCGTGTGGCTCACGGACCTGGTGCACGTGGCGGCCCACGAGATCGGCCACGCGCTGGGCCTGATGCACTCACAACACGGCCGGGCGCTCATGCACCTGAACGCCACGCTGCGCGGCTGGAAGGCGTTGTCCCAGGACGAGCTGTGGGGGCTGCACCGGCTCTACG GATGCCTCGACAGGCTGTTCGTGTGCGCGTCCTGGGCGCGGAGGGGCTTCTGCGACGCTCGCCGGCGGCTCATGAAGAGGCTCTGCCCCAGCAGCTGCGACTTCTGCTACG AATTCCCCTTCCCCACGGTGGCCGCCACCCCACCGCCCCCCAGGACCAAAACCAGGCTGGTGCCTGAGGGCAGGAACGTGACCTTCCGCTGCGGCCAGAAGATCCTCCACAAGAAAGGGAAAGTGTA CTGGTACAAGGACCAGGAGCTCCTGGAGTTCTCCTACCCCGGCTACCTGGCCCTGGGCGAGGCGCACCTGAGCATCATCGCCAACGCCGTCAACGAGGGCACCTACACCTGCGTGGTGCGCCGCCAGCAGCGCGTGCTAACCACCTACTCATGGCGAGTCCGTGTGCGGGGCTGA
- the LOC129010498 gene encoding protein S100-A10-like yields MPSQMEHAMETMMFTFHKFAGDKGYLTKEDLRVLMEKEFPGFLENQKDPLAVDKIMRDLDQCRDGKVGFQSFFFLSAGLSIACHDYFVVHMKQKGKK; encoded by the coding sequence ATGCCATCTCAAATGGAACACGCCATGGAAACCATGATGTTTACATTTCACAAATTCGCTGGGGATAAAGGCTACTTAACAAAGGAGGACCTGAGAGTACTCATGGAAAAGGAGTTCCCTGGATTTTTGGAAAATCAAAAAGACCCTCTGGCTGTGGACAAAATAATGAGGGACCTGGACCAGTGCAGAGATGGCAAAGTGGGCTTCCAGAGCTTCTTTTTCCTAAGTGCGGGCCTCAGCATTGCATGCCATGACTATTTTGTAGTACACATGAAGCAGAAGGGAAAGAAGTAG
- the LOC129010362 gene encoding cyclin-dependent kinase 11A-like isoform X11: protein MEKNRIKLAGNGKDRREGRWQGSIPGEKVSAHHRTMREDYSDKVKASHWSRSPPRPPREWFELGDSRKPGEARPAPAQKPAQLKEEKMEERDLLSDLQDISDSERKTSSAESSSAESGSGSEEEEEEEEEEEEEGSTSEESEEEEEEEEEEEEETGSNSEEASEQSAEEVSEEEMSEDEERENENHLLVVPESQFDRDSGESEEAEEEVGEGTPQSSALTEGDYVPDSPALSPIELKQELPKYLPALQGCRSVEEFQCLNRIEEGTYGVVYRAKDKKTDEIVALKRLKMEKEKEGFPITSLREINTILKAQHPNIVTVREIVVGSNMDKIYIVMNYVEHDLKSLMETMKQPFLPGEVKTLMIQLLRGVKHLHDNWILHRDLKTSNLLLSHAGILKVGDFGLAREYGSPLKAYTPVVVTQWYRAPELLLGAKEYSTAVDMWSVGCIFGELLTQKPLFPGNSEIDQINEVFKELGTPSEKIWPGYSELPAVKKMTFSEHPYNNLRKRFGALLSDQGFDLMNKFLTYFPGRRISAEDGLKHEYFRETPLPIDPSMFPTWPAKSEQQRVKRGTSPRPPEGGLGYSQLGDDDLKETGFHLTTTNQGASAAGPGFSLKF, encoded by the exons TGTCTGCACATCACCGAACGATGAGAGAGGACTACAGCGACAAAGTGAAAGCCAGCCACTGGAGTCGCAGCCCGCCTCGGCCGCCGCGGGAGTGGTTCGAGTTGGGAGACAGCCGGAAGCCAGGTGAGGCCAGGCCGGCGCCTGCGCAGAAGCCTGCACAGT taaaagaagagaaaatggaagaaagagacCTGCTGTCCGACTTACAGGACATCAGCGACAGCGAGAGGAAGACCAGCTCGGCCGAGTCCTCGTCAG CGGAGTCAGGCTCAGgttctgaggaggaagaggaggaggaggaagaggaggaggaggaagggagcacCAGTGAAGaatcagaggaggaggaggaggaagaggaagaggaggaggaagagaccgGCAGCAACTCTGAGGAGGCGTCAGAGCAGTCTGCCG AAGAAGTAAGTGAGGAAGAAATGAGTGAAGATGAAGAACGAGAAAATGAAAACCACCTCTTGGTTG TTCCAGAGTCACAGTTCGACCGAGATTCCGGGGAGAGTGAAGAAGCAGAGGAAGAAGTGGGTGAGGGTACGCCGCAGAGCAGCGCCCTGACAGAGGGCGACTATGTGCCCGACTCCCCCGCCCTGTCGCCCATCGAGCTCAAGCAGGAGCTGCCCAAGTACCTGCCGGCCCTGCAG GGCTGCCGGAGCGTCGAGGAGTTTCAGTGCCTGAACAGGATCGAGGAGGGCACCTATGGAGTGGTCTACagagcaaaagacaagaaaacag ATGAAATTGTGGCTCTAAAGCGGCTGAagatggagaaggagaaggagggctTCCCGATCACGTCGCTGagggagatcaacaccatcctcaAGGCCCAGCATCCCAACATCGTCACCGTTAGA GAGATCGTGGTGGGCAGCAACATGGACAAGATCTACATCGTGATGAACTACGTGGAGCACGACCTCAAGAGCCTCATGGAGACTATGAAACAGCCCTTCCTGCCAG gggAGGTGAAGACCCTGATGATCCAGCTGCTGCGGGGGGTGAAGCACCTGCACGACAACTGGATCCTGCACCGTGACCTCAAGACGTCCAACCTGCTGCTGAGCCACGCCGGCATCCTCAAG GTGGGTGACTTCGGGCTGGCACGGGAGTACGGATCCCCTCTGAAGGCCTACACCCCAGTCGTGGTGACCCAGTGGTACCGCGCCCCAGAGCTGCTGCTTGGTGCCAAG GAATACTCCACAGCTGTGGACATGTGGTCAGTGGGCTGCATCTTCGGGGAGCTGCTGACTCAGAAGCCTCTGTTCCCTGGGAATTCGGAAATCGATCAGATCAACGAAGTGTTCAAG GAGCTGGGGACCCCCAGTGAGAAAATCTGGCCTGGCTACAGTGAGCTCCCAGCAGTGAAGAAGATGACCTTCAGCGAGCACCCCTACAACAACCTCCGCAAGCGCTTCGGGGCTCTGCTGTCAGACCAGGGCTTCGACCTCATGAACAA GTTCCTGACCTACTTCCCCGGGAGGAGGATCAGCGCGGAGGACGGCCTCAAGCACGAGTATTTCCGCGAGACCCCCCTGCCCATCGACCCCTCCATGTTCCCCACGTGGCCCGCCAAGAGTGAGCAGCAGCGTGTGAAGCGGGGCACCAGCCCAAGGCCCCCTGAGGGAGGCCTGGGCTACAGCCAGCTG GGCGACGACGACCTGAAGGAGACGGGCTTCCACCTTACCACCACGAACCAGGGGGCCTCCGCCGCGGGCCCCGGCTTCAGCCTCAAGTTCTGA
- the LOC129010362 gene encoding cyclin-dependent kinase 11A-like isoform X12 — MEKNRIKLAGNGKDRREGRWQGSIPGEKVSAHHRTMREDYSDKVKASHWSRSPPRPPREWFELGDSRKPVKEEKMEERDLLSDLQDISDSERKTSSAESSSAESGSGSEEEEEEEEEEEEEGSTSEESEEEEEEEEEEEEETGSNSEEASEQSAEEVSEEEMSEDEERENENHLLVVPESQFDRDSGESEEAEEEVGEGTPQSSALTEGDYVPDSPALSPIELKQELPKYLPALQGCRSVEEFQCLNRIEEGTYGVVYRAKDKKTDEIVALKRLKMEKEKEGFPITSLREINTILKAQHPNIVTVREIVVGSNMDKIYIVMNYVEHDLKSLMETMKQPFLPGEVKTLMIQLLRGVKHLHDNWILHRDLKTSNLLLSHAGILKVGDFGLAREYGSPLKAYTPVVVTQWYRAPELLLGAKEYSTAVDMWSVGCIFGELLTQKPLFPGNSEIDQINEVFKELGTPSEKIWPGYSELPAVKKMTFSEHPYNNLRKRFGALLSDQGFDLMNKFLTYFPGRRISAEDGLKHEYFRETPLPIDPSMFPTWPAKSEQQRVKRGTSPRPPEGGLGYSQLGDDDLKETGFHLTTTNQGASAAGPGFSLKF, encoded by the exons TGTCTGCACATCACCGAACGATGAGAGAGGACTACAGCGACAAAGTGAAAGCCAGCCACTGGAGTCGCAGCCCGCCTCGGCCGCCGCGGGAGTGGTTCGAGTTGGGAGACAGCCGGAAGCCAG taaaagaagagaaaatggaagaaagagacCTGCTGTCCGACTTACAGGACATCAGCGACAGCGAGAGGAAGACCAGCTCGGCCGAGTCCTCGTCAG CGGAGTCAGGCTCAGgttctgaggaggaagaggaggaggaggaagaggaggaggaggaagggagcacCAGTGAAGaatcagaggaggaggaggaggaagaggaagaggaggaggaagagaccgGCAGCAACTCTGAGGAGGCGTCAGAGCAGTCTGCCG AAGAAGTAAGTGAGGAAGAAATGAGTGAAGATGAAGAACGAGAAAATGAAAACCACCTCTTGGTTG TTCCAGAGTCACAGTTCGACCGAGATTCCGGGGAGAGTGAAGAAGCAGAGGAAGAAGTGGGTGAGGGTACGCCGCAGAGCAGCGCCCTGACAGAGGGCGACTATGTGCCCGACTCCCCCGCCCTGTCGCCCATCGAGCTCAAGCAGGAGCTGCCCAAGTACCTGCCGGCCCTGCAG GGCTGCCGGAGCGTCGAGGAGTTTCAGTGCCTGAACAGGATCGAGGAGGGCACCTATGGAGTGGTCTACagagcaaaagacaagaaaacag ATGAAATTGTGGCTCTAAAGCGGCTGAagatggagaaggagaaggagggctTCCCGATCACGTCGCTGagggagatcaacaccatcctcaAGGCCCAGCATCCCAACATCGTCACCGTTAGA GAGATCGTGGTGGGCAGCAACATGGACAAGATCTACATCGTGATGAACTACGTGGAGCACGACCTCAAGAGCCTCATGGAGACTATGAAACAGCCCTTCCTGCCAG gggAGGTGAAGACCCTGATGATCCAGCTGCTGCGGGGGGTGAAGCACCTGCACGACAACTGGATCCTGCACCGTGACCTCAAGACGTCCAACCTGCTGCTGAGCCACGCCGGCATCCTCAAG GTGGGTGACTTCGGGCTGGCACGGGAGTACGGATCCCCTCTGAAGGCCTACACCCCAGTCGTGGTGACCCAGTGGTACCGCGCCCCAGAGCTGCTGCTTGGTGCCAAG GAATACTCCACAGCTGTGGACATGTGGTCAGTGGGCTGCATCTTCGGGGAGCTGCTGACTCAGAAGCCTCTGTTCCCTGGGAATTCGGAAATCGATCAGATCAACGAAGTGTTCAAG GAGCTGGGGACCCCCAGTGAGAAAATCTGGCCTGGCTACAGTGAGCTCCCAGCAGTGAAGAAGATGACCTTCAGCGAGCACCCCTACAACAACCTCCGCAAGCGCTTCGGGGCTCTGCTGTCAGACCAGGGCTTCGACCTCATGAACAA GTTCCTGACCTACTTCCCCGGGAGGAGGATCAGCGCGGAGGACGGCCTCAAGCACGAGTATTTCCGCGAGACCCCCCTGCCCATCGACCCCTCCATGTTCCCCACGTGGCCCGCCAAGAGTGAGCAGCAGCGTGTGAAGCGGGGCACCAGCCCAAGGCCCCCTGAGGGAGGCCTGGGCTACAGCCAGCTG GGCGACGACGACCTGAAGGAGACGGGCTTCCACCTTACCACCACGAACCAGGGGGCCTCCGCCGCGGGCCCCGGCTTCAGCCTCAAGTTCTGA